The segment CAGACCAACAGCCCGGAACTGCGCGGCACCGACGCCCCGGCCTTCGTCGATATCGTGAAGAAGCACCCCGGTTACCTCGACCGCAGCGATGTCCCCAAGGACGACAAGACCCTGGCCAGCCTGCGCCTGCACTTCAAGGAGGCCGACGTGAACGGCGACGGCCACGTGGACGAGCAGGAATACCGGGCTTACATGGCCAAAAGCCGCTGATTTGCCCGCGGCGCATGTTGCGCCGCAAAACGTGCTAGAATCGGCGAGTCGT is part of the Luteibacter pinisoli genome and harbors:
- a CDS encoding EF-hand domain-containing protein translates to MKCTRFIVLSAAGVLFAGSAFAQHTGASWAPPARAQTNSPELRGTDAPAFVDIVKKHPGYLDRSDVPKDDKTLASLRLHFKEADVNGDGHVDEQEYRAYMAKSR